A stretch of DNA from Calditrichota bacterium:
GCCATAAGTTTGGATTGTAGCCATAATGACTTCTCCAAAATCATCTTTTAAAATGGTCGGCTCCAAAACCGATTTCGCCCCTTTTTCTGTTACATGTTTCCAGGCAGCTTCTGCATTATCTGTCCAAAAGGCAACGTCCTTTACGCCATCGCCGTGTAAAGCCAAATGTTTGTTTAAATCCGAATCGGCTTTGTATGGAGATGAAACCACCAGCCGGATTTTGTTTTGTTGCAACACATAAGACGCTTTTTCACGATTACCCGTTTCAAGGCCGGAATAAGCTATTAGCTTAAACCCAAACTGTGTCTGATAAAAGTGTGCTGACTGTTTTGCATTGCCTACAATTAAATGAATATGGTCTGTGCCCATAAATTCAAAAGATTGATCCATTCTTAATCTCCTGCTAAGAAAAAATTTTGTCAATATAATAAAGATGTACTTTTTTTAAAATCACAAAAATATTATTGCATTAAAACGAAAAGAAAAAGGAAAAAATTCATTTTGTTTTTTAAAATTGTTGATTATCTTATTGTGATCTTCAGCACATCAGGCACTGACTCAATCAATAACCAACTTAAATAACCATACCAAACCTAAGGAGGCATATGTATCAATCTAATACTACAAAGAAGTTTTTAGCCATATTATTTGCCATAACCCTACTTTTTACAACCAACTCTGTTTTTGGCCAGGGTGTTACAACAGCGGCTATGAATGGTGTAATTGTAGATGTTGATGGTGAGCCATTACCGGGAGCAAATGTTGAGGTATTGCACGATGAAAGTGGTACAAAATATGGTGCGGCCACTCGTGTAAACGGGCGTTTTGATGTTCCAAATATTAGAGTAGGTGGACCTTACACAATCATTGTTTCATACATAGGATTCCAGAGCCAAAAACTGGAAAATGTATATATTGGTTTAGGGCAAAACCAAAGATTTGAATTCATACTTAAAGAAACATCATTATCAACAGAAGCCATAGTTGTTGAAGCTGGGGTAGATGATATTATAAATCCTAACAGAACAGGTGCCTCTACTAATATTGGTCAGCAACAGATAGAAGAACTTCCGACCATTTCAAGAAGTGCACAAGATATTTACCGTTTAACACCTCAAGCCTCCGGTAATAGCTTTGGTGGGCGAAATAATTATTATAATAATTTTTCCCTCGATGGGTCAATCTTTAATAATTCTTTTGGTTTAGATGTACCAACCCCAGGCGGACAAACAAATGCACAGCCAGTTAGTTTAGACGCTATCGAACAAATTCAGGTATCTATTGCTCCTTTTGATGTAAGACAAGGTGGTTTTACTGGTGCCGGTATCAATTCAGTTACGAGAAGCGGAACAAATAGATTTAGTGGTTCATTTTATAATTTTATGAGAAATGAGAATTTCATTGGAGATGATGTTTCAGGTACTGTAGTTGAAAACCCAAATTTAACATATAGACAAACCGGTTTTCGATTAGGCGGACCGATTATTAAAAATGAATTATTCTTTTTTATAAACGCAGAACAAGAAAGAAGAGAAGAACCTGCAACAACAATAATCTCAAATACAGGTTCTAACTCCGGTGCAAATGTATCAAGAGTAGCACAAAGTGATTTGAATGAAGTTATTTCAATTCTTGATAATCAATATGGTTATAAAACAGGTGCTTATCAGGGCTACGATCATCAAACTGAAAATGATAAATTTTTAATGAAGATTAACTGGAACGTAAACACAGATCATCAGGCAAGCTTTAGATATAACCATTTAACATCTTGGCGTGATGTGTTGCCTCACCCTGCTATTTCTGCTGGAGGTCGGGGCCCTGATCTTAACTCAGTTCCTTTTGAAAATACAAGTTACATGATTAATAATAATATCAATTCATATGTGGCAGAACTGAACAGTAGTTTTGGAAGTTTTTCAAATCATTTACGTTTAGGATATACTTCTTTCAGAGATTTTAGGGATAGCAAAAGCGCTGCATTCCCTTCTGTTGATATAAATAAAGATGGATTGAACTATATATCATTTGGTTTAGAAAGATTTTCAACAAATAACTTATTAGACCAGGACGTCTTTCAATTCACTGATGATATCACCACCTATTTAGATGAGCACATTATAACTGCAGGCATCTCCTATGAAAGTTTTCAGTTTAATAACTCATTTAATTTGTTTTTCTATCCTGGACATACTTTCAGCTCAATGGATGAATTTAGGGCTGCAACAAACCCATTAGATCCATCATATATTGATTTTAATGCAGAAGTAGCCAGATCAGATTCAAATGCTTTTAAACTTGATGAAGTTGATTTAGCGCAACTTTCATTTTATGTACAGGATGAGTGGCAGGCAACAGACGACCTCATCTTAACAGGTGGTTTAAGAGTAGATATGCCTATTTACTTTACTGAACCGGCAAACAATGCTGAGATTTTAGCAGAAACTTTTAATGATGAAAATGGCAACGATGTAAAATTTGACGTAAGCAAACTGCCTGATACTTCGCCATTATGGTCACCACGTCTTGGATTTAACTGGGATGTTAATAGCGACAGGACTTTTCAATTACGTGGCGGAACTGGTGTTTTTACAGGTCGCCTACGGTTTGTTTGGATAAGTAATCAAATTTCAAATGCAGCGATAGCCCCGTTTTACACGTTTCAAATAAACTCCACCGTTGATGATTTTAAGTGGCCTCAAACGTGGAGAACAAATCTTGCTATTGACAAGGAACTTCCTTTTGGGATTATTGGAACATTGGAAGGTATTTTCTCCAAAGATATAAATGCTGTAGTTCATCGTAATTATAATATGGCACCTCCAACCGGAAAAGCTGTTGGAGCAGATAACCGTGAAATTTTTGCGAGTACCGATTCGACTGCCGAGAATAAATTGAATGGATTTTTCACCGGTGGGCCACTTGGGGTAAGTTTCTTAGACGCTGGGGCTATTATTTTGGATAATACTGATGAAGGTTATCAGTACAGTATAACCGGCCAGCTTCAGAAAAAGTTCGGTATGGATTTAACCACAAGCATAGCTTATACTTTTTCTGAAGCAAAAGATATTACAAGTAGTCCTGGTGAAATCGCTGCTGACGCTTTTCAATTGAATCAAATTGTTGGCAACCCAAATAAACCTGAGTTAGCATTTTCGGATTTTGGATTACGTCATAGATTTGTTGGAACAGCTTCTTATAAGAAACAATGGAATGATTTCCTTGGAACATCAGTGTCATTATTTTTCGAAGCGGCCCAGGGTGATCGCTTTTCTTATGTTTATGCCGGCGACATGAACCTTGATGGAATACCTCAAAATAATGACTTAATGTACGTTCCACAAAATTCATCCGAAATTAATCTGGTTCCAGTTGATGCATCTGATACTCGCACCGAAGCTGAAATATGGAGTCAGTTAAATAACTATATTAAACAAGATGATTACTTGAGTGAGAGGCGCGGAAAATATGCAGAGCGTAATGGTGCTTTAGGGGAATGGTTCTCTGAAATTGATATTCGTTTATTGCAGGATTTTAATTTTGACATGGGTCAAGATAAACACACATTTCAGTTAAGCCTCGATATCTTAAATTTAGGAAATCTAATAAATCCTGATTGGGGTGTACGAAGATTTCCAATCAATAAAGCTCCGCTTACATTTGTTGGATACAATAGTGATGGTGAACCTGAATTTAGTTTTCCTCTAAAAGATGGGAAACCTCTTTCTGAGACCTTTACAGATAACACAAGTCTTATATCGCGTTGGCGAATTCAGGTTGGTGTAAGGTACCTATTTAATTAGTCTTTTCACTTCAGCCCTCCCGGAAAATTCGGGAGGGTTTTTTTCAAAATTTTCATATAAAAATTGTTTTCCTTATTTTTCTTTCTGTAAATTCCCTGATAAAATATTTCAGCAAAACTAAATTTATGCAGGCCCTAAAATGAAACACGGAAAACTTATTATTTCCATAGTAATTCCCATTCTAATATTACTAATCCCAACAGAGTTTATTCCAATAAAAGATTTAAGCATCGTTGAGCATCGAGTAATTGCAATTTTTGCTTTGGCTACATTATTCTGGGTGTTGGAACCAATCCCCATTTTTGCAACTTCAATGTTGATCATCACCCTGGAACTTTTAATGATTTCTACCAACAGCTTATCATTCTTACGATCTACACCAGATGCTGAAGGGTTTGGGATCCTGATTAATTATAAAGCTATTATGGGAACTCTGGCATCACCCATTATTGTACTTTTTTTGGGTGGTTTTTTCCTGGCAATGGCAGCCACAAAATATCGGTTGGATGTAAACCTGGCCCGGGTTCTCCTTAAGCCTTTTGGTACAAATCCCCGCTTCGTGCTTATGGGTTTGATGATAGTAACAGCACTTTTTTCCATGTTTATGAGTAATACTGCAACAACGGCAATGATGCTGGCAATTCTTGCTCCGGTACTGGCTCTCTTCTCAAAAGACGATCCTGCAAAAGTAGCATTTTTATTGGGAATTCCTTTTGCAGCAAACATTGGTGGTATTGGAACACCAATCGGGACGCCACCTAATGCAGTTGCCATGAAATACCTGGTTGGTGATGCCGCAATTTCATTTAGCTCATGGATGTCATTTGCTTTGCCTTATGCGATTGTAATGTTGGTTATTGTCTGGTTTTTGCTGCTGTTTCTTTTTAAGCCAAAAAGTGAACGAATTGAATTAAAAATAAAAAGCAAGTTCATGCGCAGCCCTAAAGCTATAACGGTGTATATTACTTTTGCCGGAACAATTCTACTGTGGATTTTAAGCGATTTGCATGGCCTCAAATCATATGTTGTGGCCATGATTCCTGTTTCTGTTTTTCTTGTTTCCGGAATTTTAAATGCCGAAGATATTAAACGTTTAAGCTGGGATGTGCTTTGGTTAATTGCCGGCGGTATTGCACTTGGTATGGCCATGGAAAAAACGGGTTTATCTGCTCACTTGATTGAATCAATTCCGTTTGCACAATTTGATCCATTATTTATTATATTTATCGCCACAACCATTGCAGCATTGATGGCAACATTTATGTCCAACACTGCAACGGCAAACCTTGT
This window harbors:
- a CDS encoding DASS family sodium-coupled anion symporter, coding for MKHGKLIISIVIPILILLIPTEFIPIKDLSIVEHRVIAIFALATLFWVLEPIPIFATSMLIITLELLMISTNSLSFLRSTPDAEGFGILINYKAIMGTLASPIIVLFLGGFFLAMAATKYRLDVNLARVLLKPFGTNPRFVLMGLMIVTALFSMFMSNTATTAMMLAILAPVLALFSKDDPAKVAFLLGIPFAANIGGIGTPIGTPPNAVAMKYLVGDAAISFSSWMSFALPYAIVMLVIVWFLLLFLFKPKSERIELKIKSKFMRSPKAITVYITFAGTILLWILSDLHGLKSYVVAMIPVSVFLVSGILNAEDIKRLSWDVLWLIAGGIALGMAMEKTGLSAHLIESIPFAQFDPLFIIFIATTIAALMATFMSNTATANLVLPVMAALGANLDSLTALGGSKMLIVAVTISCSIAMSLPVSTPPNAMAYASGQIKSNQMMRSGIIIGLIAMAFLYVLLTILKMVNFL
- a CDS encoding TonB-dependent receptor, with the translated sequence MYQSNTTKKFLAILFAITLLFTTNSVFGQGVTTAAMNGVIVDVDGEPLPGANVEVLHDESGTKYGAATRVNGRFDVPNIRVGGPYTIIVSYIGFQSQKLENVYIGLGQNQRFEFILKETSLSTEAIVVEAGVDDIINPNRTGASTNIGQQQIEELPTISRSAQDIYRLTPQASGNSFGGRNNYYNNFSLDGSIFNNSFGLDVPTPGGQTNAQPVSLDAIEQIQVSIAPFDVRQGGFTGAGINSVTRSGTNRFSGSFYNFMRNENFIGDDVSGTVVENPNLTYRQTGFRLGGPIIKNELFFFINAEQERREEPATTIISNTGSNSGANVSRVAQSDLNEVISILDNQYGYKTGAYQGYDHQTENDKFLMKINWNVNTDHQASFRYNHLTSWRDVLPHPAISAGGRGPDLNSVPFENTSYMINNNINSYVAELNSSFGSFSNHLRLGYTSFRDFRDSKSAAFPSVDINKDGLNYISFGLERFSTNNLLDQDVFQFTDDITTYLDEHIITAGISYESFQFNNSFNLFFYPGHTFSSMDEFRAATNPLDPSYIDFNAEVARSDSNAFKLDEVDLAQLSFYVQDEWQATDDLILTGGLRVDMPIYFTEPANNAEILAETFNDENGNDVKFDVSKLPDTSPLWSPRLGFNWDVNSDRTFQLRGGTGVFTGRLRFVWISNQISNAAIAPFYTFQINSTVDDFKWPQTWRTNLAIDKELPFGIIGTLEGIFSKDINAVVHRNYNMAPPTGKAVGADNREIFASTDSTAENKLNGFFTGGPLGVSFLDAGAIILDNTDEGYQYSITGQLQKKFGMDLTTSIAYTFSEAKDITSSPGEIAADAFQLNQIVGNPNKPELAFSDFGLRHRFVGTASYKKQWNDFLGTSVSLFFEAAQGDRFSYVYAGDMNLDGIPQNNDLMYVPQNSSEINLVPVDASDTRTEAEIWSQLNNYIKQDDYLSERRGKYAERNGALGEWFSEIDIRLLQDFNFDMGQDKHTFQLSLDILNLGNLINPDWGVRRFPINKAPLTFVGYNSDGEPEFSFPLKDGKPLSETFTDNTSLISRWRIQVGVRYLFN